From a single Aestuariibius sp. HNIBRBA575 genomic region:
- a CDS encoding heparinase II/III family protein: protein MHRVHARLTSRVTAAKGFVSQPEPRTIGLFARGKQLIAGNLLFAGHLIEAPGKSLWDVDAPDEAFAEVIQGFTWLDDLAAVGDARAREIAGLWVGDWIKTYGRGTGPGWTPELTGRRLIRLIHHATFLLRGRDKAFSDAFYQSLTHQAEFLARRWPATRPGVERFEALTGAIYAGHSLLGKESHATPAEAALARECAAQIDEQGGLATRNPEELLEVLTLLNWAAEALNAANRQVSKAHREAVERIVPTLRALRHKDGSLARFHGGGRGLDGRLDMALAASGVKKQPHTGLRMGFARVSCGRSSVIVDAAAPPTGRESHDAHASTLAFELTSGRRPVIVNCGSGASFGEEWRRAGRATPSHSTLGLEGYSSSRLGKASGLSGLSRELLIDVPAKVSAESNKHDDSQRIELFHDGYQKLFGLTHGRTLELSLDGRALIGEDYLAAITKEDHGLFDKALDRSSLQGIPYDIRFHLHPEVDVSMDLGGAAISLALKSGEVWVFRQDGSAEMRLEPSVYLENGRLRPRATQQVVLSGRAMSYATRVRWSLAKAHETPSVVRDLVQDGTLATPDVQD, encoded by the coding sequence ATGCATCGCGTGCATGCGCGCCTGACGTCCCGCGTGACGGCAGCCAAAGGATTTGTGTCTCAACCTGAACCCCGCACCATTGGCCTGTTTGCACGTGGCAAACAGCTGATTGCGGGCAATCTGTTATTCGCCGGTCACCTGATCGAAGCACCGGGCAAATCCCTGTGGGATGTGGACGCCCCGGACGAAGCATTTGCCGAAGTGATCCAAGGGTTTACATGGCTTGATGATCTGGCCGCTGTTGGCGATGCGCGGGCGCGCGAAATCGCAGGCCTTTGGGTTGGGGACTGGATCAAAACCTATGGTCGTGGCACCGGGCCGGGCTGGACGCCGGAACTGACCGGGCGGCGGTTGATCCGGTTGATCCATCACGCGACCTTTTTGTTGCGGGGCCGTGACAAAGCGTTTTCTGATGCCTTTTATCAAAGCCTGACCCATCAGGCGGAATTTCTGGCCCGTCGTTGGCCGGCGACCCGCCCCGGCGTGGAACGATTCGAAGCGTTGACCGGGGCAATTTACGCAGGGCATTCTTTGTTGGGCAAAGAAAGCCACGCCACCCCAGCCGAGGCGGCTCTGGCTCGTGAATGCGCGGCGCAGATTGATGAACAGGGCGGTCTGGCGACACGCAACCCCGAAGAATTGTTAGAAGTTCTGACATTGTTGAACTGGGCAGCAGAGGCGCTGAACGCGGCAAATCGCCAAGTGTCAAAGGCCCATCGCGAAGCCGTTGAACGGATTGTGCCCACGTTGCGGGCGCTGCGCCACAAAGACGGATCGTTGGCGCGGTTCCATGGTGGCGGTCGCGGTCTGGATGGTCGGCTGGACATGGCGCTGGCCGCGTCTGGTGTGAAAAAGCAGCCCCATACTGGGTTGCGGATGGGGTTTGCGCGGGTGTCTTGTGGGCGGTCATCCGTGATTGTGGATGCCGCAGCGCCACCCACTGGACGCGAAAGCCATGACGCCCACGCATCCACGCTGGCGTTTGAACTGACATCCGGGCGCCGTCCGGTGATCGTCAATTGCGGATCGGGCGCCAGTTTTGGCGAAGAATGGCGCCGCGCGGGCCGGGCCACCCCCAGTCATTCCACCTTGGGGCTGGAAGGATATTCATCCTCTCGTCTGGGCAAGGCCAGCGGATTGTCGGGCCTGTCGCGCGAATTGCTGATCGATGTTCCCGCCAAAGTCAGCGCCGAAAGCAACAAACACGATGATTCCCAGCGGATCGAGCTGTTTCACGACGGCTATCAGAAACTGTTTGGCCTGACCCATGGCCGCACCTTGGAACTATCCTTGGATGGTCGCGCCCTGATCGGAGAGGATTATCTGGCGGCGATCACCAAAGAGGACCATGGCCTGTTTGACAAAGCATTGGATCGATCCAGCCTGCAGGGCATCCCCTATGACATCCGATTCCATTTGCACCCAGAGGTCGACGTGTCGATGGATCTGGGCGGCGCTGCGATCAGTCTGGCATTGAAATCCGGCGAAGTTTGGGTGTTTCGACAGGACGGAAGCGCCGAAATGCGGCTCGAACCGTCAGTTTATCTGGAAAATGGACGATTAAGGCCCCGTGCGACACAGCAAGTGGTTTTATCTGGGCGTGCAATGTCATATGCGACGCGCGTCCGATGGTCATTGGCCAAGGCACACGAAACCCCTTCGGTGGTGCGTGACCTTGTGCAGGATGGCACGCTCGCGACACCAGATGTCCAGGATTGA
- the purH gene encoding bifunctional phosphoribosylaminoimidazolecarboxamide formyltransferase/IMP cyclohydrolase, whose translation MTDHKIRRALLSVSDKTGLIDLAKALSERGVDLLSTGGSAKMIRDAGIPVRDVSDVTNFPEMMDGRVKTLHPGVHGGLLALRDNDAHLASMQEHDISAIDLLVVNLYPFEETVAAGGDYDACIENIDIGGPAMIRAAAKNHAFVSVVVDVQDYDKLLGDMDQHDGATCPKFRKKLAQTAYARTAAYDAAVSTWMADAIGVETPRRRAFAGTLAQTLRYGENPHQQAAFYTDGSNRPGVATARQLQGKELSYNNINDTDAAFELVSEFDPANGPACAIIKHANPCGVAQGKTLEDAYRKAFDCDRTSAFGGIVALNQKLDADTARAITEIFTEVVIAPGADDAAQEIFAAKKNLRLLLTDGLSDPAETGLTYRQVSGGMLVQGKDTGFVGLDDLKVVTKLAPTDAQMQDLLLAWKIAKHVKSNAIVYVKDGATVGVGAGQMSRVDSALIAAKKAERMAETLGLATPLTIGSAVASDAFFPFPDGLLEAAAAGATCVIQPGGSMRDDEVIAAADEAGLAMVLTGMRHFRH comes from the coding sequence ATGACTGACCACAAAATTCGCCGTGCATTATTGTCCGTTTCGGACAAAACCGGATTGATCGACCTCGCCAAAGCGCTGAGCGAGCGCGGTGTGGATTTGCTGTCGACTGGCGGCTCTGCCAAAATGATCCGCGATGCGGGCATTCCAGTGCGTGACGTGTCGGATGTGACCAATTTCCCCGAAATGATGGATGGCCGGGTCAAAACCCTGCATCCCGGCGTACATGGCGGACTGTTGGCGCTGCGTGACAATGATGCGCATCTGGCGTCCATGCAGGAACACGACATCAGCGCTATCGATCTGTTGGTGGTGAACCTTTACCCGTTTGAAGAAACCGTCGCCGCAGGTGGCGATTACGATGCCTGTATCGAAAACATCGACATTGGCGGCCCGGCGATGATCCGTGCAGCCGCGAAAAACCACGCCTTTGTTTCGGTTGTGGTGGATGTGCAGGATTACGACAAATTGCTGGGCGATATGGATCAGCATGACGGCGCAACCTGCCCCAAATTCCGCAAAAAACTGGCCCAGACGGCTTATGCGCGCACTGCGGCTTATGATGCGGCCGTTAGCACGTGGATGGCGGATGCGATAGGCGTAGAAACACCCCGCCGTCGTGCGTTTGCGGGCACATTGGCGCAAACCTTGCGCTATGGTGAAAACCCCCATCAGCAGGCTGCGTTTTACACCGATGGTTCAAACCGTCCCGGTGTCGCCACTGCACGTCAATTGCAGGGCAAAGAGCTGTCTTATAACAACATCAACGACACAGACGCGGCGTTTGAACTGGTCAGTGAATTTGACCCAGCGAATGGCCCGGCCTGTGCGATCATCAAACACGCCAATCCTTGCGGTGTTGCGCAGGGCAAAACGCTGGAAGACGCCTATCGCAAAGCGTTTGACTGCGACCGTACGTCGGCCTTTGGCGGGATTGTCGCGCTGAACCAGAAACTGGACGCCGACACGGCGCGCGCGATCACCGAAATCTTTACCGAAGTTGTGATTGCCCCCGGCGCGGATGACGCGGCTCAGGAAATTTTTGCGGCCAAGAAAAACCTGCGTTTGTTGCTGACAGACGGCCTGTCCGACCCTGCAGAAACCGGTCTGACCTATCGTCAGGTGTCCGGCGGCATGCTGGTACAAGGCAAAGATACCGGGTTTGTCGGTCTGGACGATCTGAAAGTGGTGACCAAATTGGCCCCTACAGATGCCCAGATGCAGGACCTGCTGCTGGCTTGGAAAATCGCGAAACACGTGAAATCCAACGCCATCGTCTATGTCAAAGACGGTGCAACCGTTGGCGTTGGTGCCGGGCAAATGAGCCGCGTTGACAGCGCGTTGATCGCCGCCAAAAAGGCAGAGCGCATGGCAGAAACGCTGGGTCTGGCCACACCGCTGACCATCGGGTCGGCTGTGGCGTCCGATGCGTTTTTCCCATTCCCTGACGGATTGCTAGAAGCTGCCGCTGCTGGCGCGACATGTGTGATTCAGCCGGGCGGGTCCATGCGGGACGACGAAGTGATCGCAGCTGCTGATGAGGCCGGATTGGCCATGGTTCTGACGGGCATGCGCCATTTCCGGCACTGA
- the lspA gene encoding signal peptidase II: protein MRLTFWMSFWVFLVDQATKYFVVHTLDLNTRQVVDVFPPFLTFRMAWNEGINFGLFAGLDMRWILVGVAVAISLFVLWWVRREGGSKWVYLSAGLLVGGALGNIVDRILYGAVADFLNMSCCGIRNPYAFNIADIAIFAGAIGLVLFTGEKKPHKNDTKKTS from the coding sequence ATGCGGCTGACTTTTTGGATGTCTTTCTGGGTGTTCCTGGTTGATCAGGCGACAAAGTATTTTGTCGTGCACACTTTGGATTTGAACACCCGCCAAGTTGTCGACGTGTTCCCGCCCTTTCTGACATTTCGCATGGCATGGAACGAAGGCATCAATTTCGGGCTGTTTGCCGGGCTTGATATGCGCTGGATTCTGGTGGGCGTCGCTGTCGCAATTTCGCTGTTTGTGTTGTGGTGGGTGCGTCGCGAAGGCGGCAGCAAATGGGTCTATCTATCGGCCGGATTGCTGGTCGGGGGCGCGCTGGGCAATATCGTGGACCGGATTTTATATGGGGCGGTGGCGGATTTTCTGAACATGTCCTGCTGTGGTATCCGCAATCCCTATGCGTTCAACATCGCCGATATCGCGATTTTTGCGGGCGCGATTGGGCTGGTCCTGTTCACCGGCGAAAAAAAGCCACACAAAAACGACACCAAGAAGACATCGTGA
- a CDS encoding DUF3035 domain-containing protein, which produces MLRLFIIAITLVGLTACTNGKRTLHDFSGETAGPDEFSVMPSRPLEMPADLNVLPTPTPGGSNLTDANPMADAIVALGGNPAAVQGAIPAADTALLAHVNRNGVSPNIRADLAEEDARFRRRRTAGPFRGGDRYFRAYAGQALDAQSEMDRFRNIGVQVPSAPPAQ; this is translated from the coding sequence ATGCTGCGCCTTTTTATTATTGCAATCACACTTGTTGGATTGACCGCTTGCACCAATGGCAAGCGCACGCTGCATGATTTTAGTGGCGAAACGGCGGGGCCGGATGAATTTTCAGTCATGCCATCCCGTCCGCTGGAAATGCCTGCGGATTTGAACGTTTTGCCAACGCCAACCCCCGGCGGCAGCAATTTGACCGACGCCAACCCGATGGCGGATGCGATTGTGGCACTGGGTGGCAACCCTGCCGCCGTGCAGGGCGCCATTCCCGCGGCTGATACGGCCTTGCTGGCCCATGTGAACCGCAACGGTGTATCGCCAAATATCCGCGCTGATTTGGCCGAAGAAGACGCACGTTTTCGGCGGCGTCGCACAGCTGGCCCGTTTCGGGGTGGCGATCGATATTTCCGCGCCTATGCGGGCCAAGCACTTGATGCGCAATCTGAAATGGACCGGTTCCGCAATATCGGCGTTCAGGTTCCATCCGCCCCACCTGCCCAATAA
- a CDS encoding M16 family metallopeptidase, with the protein MRRIFAALFTLTATQVSAQEVTNYTLDNGMEVVVIEDHRAPVVSHMVWYRTGSADEPVGASGVAHFLEHLLFKATENLESGELSATVAANGGSDNAFTSYDYTAYYQRVASDRLELMMSMESDRMNNLRLTEDDIETERQVIIEERNQRTENSPGALAREQMRAAQYLNHRYGVPIIGWKHEMLELSLEDALDFYDLYYSPNNAILIVAGDVQPDAVLALAEKYYGVIPAEDQLPERLRPAEPPQTAERRLVYEDPRVSQPYVTRSYLAPERDAGAQEEAAALVYLAELLGGSPFTSALGVALQFDTQMAVYSSAFYSAGSLDDTTFGVVVVPAQGVTLQQGEAAMDQVIADFLANDIDPEQMERLRTQLRASEIFAKDNVEGLARRYGAGLTQGLEIQDIQDWPEILQNVTAADVKAAAERVFDRNQSVTAFVVPNRGVLNQ; encoded by the coding sequence ATGCGCCGCATTTTTGCAGCTCTTTTTACTCTGACCGCGACGCAGGTTTCTGCGCAAGAGGTCACAAATTACACGCTTGATAACGGGATGGAGGTCGTTGTGATCGAGGATCACCGCGCCCCCGTTGTATCGCATATGGTGTGGTATCGCACCGGATCGGCGGATGAACCGGTCGGCGCCTCAGGCGTGGCCCATTTTCTGGAACACCTGCTGTTTAAGGCGACCGAAAACCTAGAAAGCGGCGAATTATCCGCGACCGTTGCCGCGAATGGTGGCAGTGACAACGCGTTTACCAGCTACGATTATACCGCTTACTATCAAAGGGTTGCGTCAGATCGACTGGAATTGATGATGTCGATGGAATCGGATCGGATGAACAATCTGCGCCTGACCGAAGATGACATTGAAACAGAACGTCAGGTGATCATCGAAGAACGCAATCAACGCACGGAAAACAGTCCCGGCGCCCTTGCGCGGGAACAAATGCGTGCGGCGCAATACTTAAACCACCGCTACGGCGTGCCGATTATTGGCTGGAAACACGAAATGCTTGAGCTGAGCCTTGAGGATGCGTTGGATTTCTATGACCTTTATTATTCGCCCAACAATGCAATTCTGATCGTGGCCGGGGATGTGCAGCCCGATGCCGTGCTGGCATTGGCCGAAAAGTACTACGGTGTGATACCCGCCGAGGATCAACTGCCCGAACGCCTGCGCCCCGCAGAGCCGCCCCAAACCGCCGAACGCCGTCTGGTCTACGAAGATCCCCGCGTGTCGCAGCCCTATGTGACCCGGTCTTATCTGGCGCCCGAACGGGATGCCGGCGCCCAAGAAGAAGCCGCCGCGCTGGTCTATCTGGCAGAGTTGCTGGGCGGGTCGCCATTCACGTCCGCATTGGGCGTTGCGTTGCAATTTGATACCCAAATGGCTGTGTATTCGTCGGCCTTTTACAGCGCTGGTTCGCTGGATGACACGACATTTGGCGTGGTTGTGGTGCCCGCCCAAGGCGTCACATTACAACAAGGCGAAGCCGCGATGGATCAGGTTATCGCGGACTTTTTGGCCAATGATATTGATCCCGAACAGATGGAACGTCTGCGCACTCAATTACGCGCAAGTGAGATTTTCGCCAAAGACAATGTCGAAGGGCTGGCGCGTCGCTATGGGGCGGGGCTGACCCAAGGTCTGGAAATCCAGGACATTCAGGATTGGCCGGAAATCCTGCAAAACGTGACCGCCGCGGATGTCAAAGCCGCCGCAGAACGTGTGTTTGACCGCAATCAATCCGTGACAGCCTTTGTTGTTCCAAACCGTGGGGTTCTGAACCAATGA